TCGCAAAATATCCAGAATATCGGATTATACAGTTTTACGGTGCTCAGTTGTGTGTCAATCGCGAACTTAATGGCATTGTGGGGACTGGATAAACGTTTAACGAAAACGATAGCGGGAGAAGGGGAGTCATTAAGTAAATGGCATCTTATTTTAGAATCGCTACAGTTAATTTTTGTTATTGCTGCTGGTTTTATATTGGGTTTATTTGTGTCTTCAGAACTGATTGATATTGATGCAATCAGTGAAGGCGCATTGATATTGTTGTTACTGTTTATTGGTTGCCAGCTACGTAATAGTGGGATGAAGTTACGGGAAATTCTACTTAATACTTGGGGTATCAAGATTGCAGTGGTCATGATGCTAAGCTCTTGGTTAGGAGGGATGGCTGCAGCCTTGTTACTGGAGATACCGTTAACGAACGGTTTGGCCTTGGCATCGGGTTTCGGTTGGTATTCGTTATCGGGTATTTTGATTACAGATGGATTATCGCCAGTATTTGGTGGTGCGGCATTTATTATTGATTTAGGCCGTGAGCTGCTGGCTATTTTAATCATTCCATCATTGATTCGTTTATACCCATCCACTGCAATTGGCTATGCGGGGGCGACGGCAATGGACTTCACGCTACCAATGATCCAAAAGTCCGGTGGTAATAGTTATGTACCGCTCGCGATTGTTAGCGGTTTTATTTTAAGTTTATCGTCACCGTTATTTATTAGCGTGTTCTTGGCGCTGTAATCACGGAAACTTAGACTAATAAACCCAGATAAAAAAAGGGAGGTGCTGTCAGTCAGCGTCTCCCTTTTTGTATTTAATCCCTGAACAGGTTAATTTTTGAATTAGCTAATTTTACCTTCAACTAATAGCTGACGAATTAATGGCGCACAGATAAGCTCCATCGCCAGTGCCATTTTTCCGCCAGGTACAACCAAGGTATTGATACCAGAAATAAACGAACCATCGATCATGGTTAGCAAATAAGGGAAATCGACATTCTTTACGCTTTGGAAACGGATCACCACCAAACTTTCATCCAACGTTGGGATCGTTGTCGCACTAAATGGGTTTGAGGTATCGACTAACGGTACACGCTGAAAGTTAATGTGGGTGCGTGAAAACTGCGGAGTAATAAAGTTAATGTAATCGTCCATTGAGCGCACGATAGAATCTGTTACCGCTTCACGAGAGTGACCACGGTCTTCAGTGTCTCGGACTAATTTTTGGATCCACTCTAAGTTTACGATTGGCACCATGCCGATCAGCAGGTCAACATGCTTAGCTACGTCATTGTTTTTGGTTGCGACCCCGCCATGTAGACCTTCATAGAATAAAAGATCAGTCCCCGTTTCGATATCTTGCCAAGGGGTAAACGTACCCGGCATTAAGTTATACGGCACGGCTTCGTCAAACGAGTGCAGGTAACGACGGTATTTACCGCTGCCCTCACGCCCATAGTCTTGAAAAAAGCTTTCCAGTAACTCAAAATCATTGGCCTCAGGGCCAAAATAGCTGATATGCCGACCTTGTTCACGGGCTTTGCGGATTGCCACATCCATTTCGGGACGGGTATAACGATGAAAGCTGTCGCCTTCGATAAAAGACGCTTTGATGTTTTCTTGCTGGAACATGTGTGCAAAGGCCAAGCTAGTGGTAGATGTACCGGCGCCTGATGAACCTGTCACAGCAATGATAGGATGTTTTGCTGACATTTGATCGACCAACTAGTTGAATTTAAGGAAATAGAGCTATGTTATACGAGGTTAATGCTTTCAGATCAAGTATAAAATTTGCACGATTATTGTGGATTTTTAAGAACTTCGCTCTTGGCTAGGATGTTCACGCTATCATGTAATTCAGAGTAAACGATGACCACATCACCGCTTTCAAGTTGTTTGGTTACTTGACATACTTTTTCTGACATTGACATCTCGAGGGGGCCATAATCAGTACCTTCTCGTAGTACGAAATGTTCGATTAATGTATTTAGCGTATTCTTATCTATTTGTTGATATGGAATAATCATAATTGAGCTCTACGTTGTATGTACCAATAGTTTGCCTAATATTAACATATTTATTCTAATTGATTGCTAAATACAGTTAGCTTAAATACAATGATTCTCATTTAGATTTTTCTATTTATAATTCTCTAACTCTTACTTCATATTTAGTCGTAGTGGAATAACATGAACTATTCAGCAATTTGGTCAATTGGGTTACTTGCAGGTACATTAATGATGCCTGCTCAGGCTGCTCCCGCAACGAGCGAGCTTGATAATATTATTGGTAGCAAGCAGCAATCACAGGCGCAAGCACAACGTACTCAGGGGAATATTGCTGATCTCGATGACAAAACCAGTGAAACGGTCAGTGAATACCGCGCCTTGTTACGTGAAAATGCAGTATTGACCGCTTATACAGCGCAGTTAGACAAGCAGGTCTCGCAACAGCAGCAATTATTAATCAGTTTAGAAAAGAACATGGCGAGTGTCCGTGAAACGCGTATGGAACTGACCCCGTTAATGCAAGAAATGGTGCAAGTACTGACCCTGTTTGTCGAACAAGATACCCCTTTCTTATGGCAAGAACGTCAATTACGTTTAGCTGAACTCAACCGTTTATTAAATAACCCTAATATTAGTGTTGCGGATAAATATCGCCGCATACTCGAAGCTTACCAAATCGAAACTGAATATGGCGACACCATCGAAACATGGCAAGCACAATTGCCATTAAGCGATGCGGACAAAACCGTACAGCTTATCCGCGTTGGTCGGGTGGCTTTATATTACCTGACGCCAGATCATAACAATGCGGGCTATTGGGATAACAGCAGCCGTACTTGGTTAACACTACCAGCCAGCTGGTTAGCCAGAGTGAAGCAAGCTTATGACGTCGCGGATAACAAAACCGTACCGACGTTATTAGCACTGCCTTTATTAGAAACATCTTTATTAAAGGCGCACACTGTTCCAGTTACGCAACAGCAGGAGGCGCTATAATGACTATCATTATCTCTCTACTTAGGGTTGTGCTTAGTACTCTGCCTACACGTTGTAACGCCGTTATTATTGCCACTAGTTTGTTGATGTTCAACGTCTACGCCACACCACTGGATGATCTGCTAAAACAAGTTAAGCAAAGTAATGTGGCAGAAACCAAAATAGATAACGAAGCGTTAACGCGTTTTGAAAGTAATTTAGCGACGCAAAAAGCCAATTTAGCGAAACAAGCTAAGCGTAACCAAGCGTTACAACAAAAAATGACTCAGTTACAAAATACCATTGCAGGCAATAACAAACTGATTTTAGCCAAACAAAAATTAGCCAATAGTGAAAAGTCTGATCTGGATAAAGTGTTCAGTGAATTCCGCCGCGCCAGTCAGGACTTACGTGGTCAATTAAATAAAAGCCCATTAAGTGCAACACTGCCAGGACGTGCAACACAACTTTCTCCATACAGTGAAGCAAACTACGAACCGGACCTAGTTGCGATTAAACACTTATGGTTATTGTTTACCGAACAAATGGTCACGAGCAGTAAAGTGACGACTGCGGATATGTTAGTGACTATGGCCGATGGTCGTAAAAAAACCTTAGCTGTTACGCAAATCGCAGGTTTCACCGCGTTTTCAGCACAGGGCCCATTGTTGTACCAAGCTGGTAGTGAAAGTTATCAATTATTAACGCCAACCACAACGGATATGGCGGCACGTATTGCTGCATTTTCACAACCGTCTGAAGGTTTTGTTAGTACGCTGATTGATCCATCCGGTGGTGCATTGTTAGTACGTGCTGCACAGACTAGCGCGTGGTGGCAGGTATTTTCTGACGCGGGTGTTGTCGGTGGCATTATTGTCGCTGTGGGTATTATCGGCATGATAATCGGTTTATTCCGATTGTTGGTTCTGACGCGCGAAGCGAAGAAAATAGAATTACAAAAACAACAATTAGATAAACTGACGGATAACTCACTCGGCCGCATCATCGGTGTTGCCGAGCGTCACGAACACAGTAATACTGATGAATTAGCGCGTTTTCTTGATGAAGCGATTTTGGCTGAATTACCTGAATGTCGTAAAGGGTTAGGGTCGATCGCTGTACTGGCGACTATCGCACCACTGCTCGGGTTATTAGGTACTGTGGCGGGGATGATTGAAACATTTCAAGCTATTACCGCTTATGGCAACAGCGACCCACAAGTGCTATCAAGTGGTATTTCTCAAGCTTTGTTAACCACTAAGTTTGGTTTGATTGCCGCTGTACCACTGATGTTATTACACAGTTTATTAATCAGTAAAAGTGACAGTATCTTACATGTGATAGAACATCAAAGTGCAGGTTTATTAGCGCAGCGTCAACAGCGTCTCAGCTTATATGCCAATGAAGCAGAGCCTCGAGTAATGACTCATCAGCAGCAAGCGATAGGTAACGTGTAAGTATGTCTGGGTTTATGGATTTTCTTAGCAATGCATCGGTGATCTTTTGGGTTATTATGTTGTTGTCTGTGGTTATGTGGTGGACGATTGCTCGCTGCTATTTACAGTATGGATTGCAATATCCTGCATTGTCTAAACACTACCAAGGTGAATGGGCGCAATGGCAAGGCCAATCTCATTTACTGGCTGTCGCGGTGCGCGATGGCTTTATTTCTGAATTACAAAGTCGGCTCACTCGTAAGCTTATTTTTATTAAAACCTTAACCGGGGTTTTACCCTTATTAGGGTTACTGGGCACCGTCGATGGCATGATTGATAATTTTGCCGTGTTGTCTGACAGTCTCGGTGTATCGGAGTTATTTAACAGTGGGATTGCCCAAGCATTATTAACTACGTTAGCGGGGTTGGTCACGGGGCTATCTGGTTTGTTTTTTTGTCATAGTTTGAACAAACGGGCAAATTTATTGACCTCAGATCTGGCCCAAAAATTAGTTGTTAAAGGGATATAAATGAGAACGCGATTTAGCCGAAATAATAGTGATACGCTCACTGTCGACTTAACACCTATGATTGATATGGTGTTTATTTTACTTATCTTTTTTTTAGTGACTGCATCGTTTAATAAAATGAATGCGATTGATATTCAACGTCCCGATGGCGCGACGAATGATCTGCAAGGGTCTGTGAGTTTAGTTGTGTCTATCGATGCTGAAAATGGCGTTTGGATTGAAGGCGAACCCGTTGATATCCGCAAATTGCGTAGCCGAGTAAAGACCTTGAGTGGTGGTGATCATACTTCAGTGATGTTGAATGCTGATCGCACGGTTGATACCGGCCGTTTAATTGAAGTATTAGATCAAATTAGATTAGCTGGGGTGGACAATGTTGCAGTCGCAACAGCGGGGCAGTAAACGCTTTCGTTTAATCGCGCTTGTACTGGCGGTACTGGTTAATATTAGTTTAGCGGGATTAATTTATTCTCTCACTATTGGCGGGAATAAAGCGCCAGTGAACGATCCGATCACGATTAACTTTCGTCAGTTCACTGATTCGAATGTGGAAGAGCAGGACATTACCCCTGAGTTAGAGGTGCTCCCAGAGCCGAAACCACAGCAAGATATGGTTGCACTGCCACAATCGATACAGCCTAGTTTCGATGTGCAGAACATTAATTTAAACAGCAGTATAACCTTGCCAGCGTTAGCGGTGCCGACCTTTGATGTCTCACCACAATTTGTTGATGTCACGAGTTATATTCAACCCCAAGCCGAAGTCACGCCCATTGTAGTGGCGACTGTAGTACAAGCGACTACTGGTAAACCTGAAATTGGTTTTGCAAAAATATTACGTAAAACTGAACCGCAATATCCGTATAAAGCCAAACGCCTCAGGATTGAAGGGTATGTGGTGTTACATATCTTGATTAATGATGATGGTCGTGCAGAAGAGATTAAGGTTATCGAAGAAAAACCACGTGGTTACTTTGCTAAAACATCGCGTAAATCGGTGCGTCGTTGGGAGTTTGAAAAAGCCCCTATAGGTACTAAGGTGTGGAAAAAATGGAGAATGGGTTTTGAACTTAATTAGAGTGAAACAGCATTGTTCAGCCTTGCTATCTGGTACCTCGTTATGCTTGATGTTTTTATTGTTATTGCTTTCAATGACTAACGCAAACGCGAAGCAAGTTCCGGCATCTGTTTATAGTCGTTATATTAGCTTAACAACAGCCTTTACTAAAATGTCTGCACAAGACGATAAGCAAAGCAAAGCCAAGGTTCAATCTAACAATATTTTGATTAAAGATATCACTGATTTTTACCAGCAGCAGCGTGAACACTCGATAGAACGTCAATTGCTAGCCAGTAATTTACAGCTGCAAGTTCTGCTCATGCAGGAAGATTATCAGCAAGGCTATCAGGTGGTGAATCAGTTATTAGGTTTATCGCTCGAACTTGAGCAACAACTGACATTCCAACAACTGGCTGCACAGTTAGCCGCATCATTAACAGCAGACGCTGTTACGACGAAAGGACAAGCAACTAAGTCGTGGAGCGTGGTCGCAAAACACCTTAATGCTTGGTTTACGCTGGTGGACAAACTCGATGACAAACAACGCGCCAAATATAAAATAACTACAACCAAACAAGCCCGTAATGCCGCATTATTAGCGCAAGCC
This Moritella sp. 5 DNA region includes the following protein-coding sequences:
- a CDS encoding lysine exporter LysO family protein, translated to MYSGFLIVIIPLVLGYLVELKQAKHIHWINVCTNKMIYVILFLMGISLSHLDNFSQNIQNIGLYSFTVLSCVSIANLMALWGLDKRLTKTIAGEGESLSKWHLILESLQLIFVIAAGFILGLFVSSELIDIDAISEGALILLLLFIGCQLRNSGMKLREILLNTWGIKIAVVMMLSSWLGGMAAALLLEIPLTNGLALASGFGWYSLSGILITDGLSPVFGGAAFIIDLGRELLAILIIPSLIRLYPSTAIGYAGATAMDFTLPMIQKSGGNSYVPLAIVSGFILSLSSPLFISVFLAL
- a CDS encoding phosphoribulokinase, whose translation is MSAKHPIIAVTGSSGAGTSTTSLAFAHMFQQENIKASFIEGDSFHRYTRPEMDVAIRKAREQGRHISYFGPEANDFELLESFFQDYGREGSGKYRRYLHSFDEAVPYNLMPGTFTPWQDIETGTDLLFYEGLHGGVATKNNDVAKHVDLLIGMVPIVNLEWIQKLVRDTEDRGHSREAVTDSIVRSMDDYINFITPQFSRTHINFQRVPLVDTSNPFSATTIPTLDESLVVIRFQSVKNVDFPYLLTMIDGSFISGINTLVVPGGKMALAMELICAPLIRQLLVEGKIS
- a CDS encoding YheU family protein, with product MIIPYQQIDKNTLNTLIEHFVLREGTDYGPLEMSMSEKVCQVTKQLESGDVVIVYSELHDSVNILAKSEVLKNPQ
- a CDS encoding DUF3450 domain-containing protein — protein: MNYSAIWSIGLLAGTLMMPAQAAPATSELDNIIGSKQQSQAQAQRTQGNIADLDDKTSETVSEYRALLRENAVLTAYTAQLDKQVSQQQQLLISLEKNMASVRETRMELTPLMQEMVQVLTLFVEQDTPFLWQERQLRLAELNRLLNNPNISVADKYRRILEAYQIETEYGDTIETWQAQLPLSDADKTVQLIRVGRVALYYLTPDHNNAGYWDNSSRTWLTLPASWLARVKQAYDVADNKTVPTLLALPLLETSLLKAHTVPVTQQQEAL
- a CDS encoding MotA/TolQ/ExbB proton channel family protein; translated protein: MTIIISLLRVVLSTLPTRCNAVIIATSLLMFNVYATPLDDLLKQVKQSNVAETKIDNEALTRFESNLATQKANLAKQAKRNQALQQKMTQLQNTIAGNNKLILAKQKLANSEKSDLDKVFSEFRRASQDLRGQLNKSPLSATLPGRATQLSPYSEANYEPDLVAIKHLWLLFTEQMVTSSKVTTADMLVTMADGRKKTLAVTQIAGFTAFSAQGPLLYQAGSESYQLLTPTTTDMAARIAAFSQPSEGFVSTLIDPSGGALLVRAAQTSAWWQVFSDAGVVGGIIVAVGIIGMIIGLFRLLVLTREAKKIELQKQQLDKLTDNSLGRIIGVAERHEHSNTDELARFLDEAILAELPECRKGLGSIAVLATIAPLLGLLGTVAGMIETFQAITAYGNSDPQVLSSGISQALLTTKFGLIAAVPLMLLHSLLISKSDSILHVIEHQSAGLLAQRQQRLSLYANEAEPRVMTHQQQAIGNV
- a CDS encoding MotA/TolQ/ExbB proton channel family protein, which gives rise to MSGFMDFLSNASVIFWVIMLLSVVMWWTIARCYLQYGLQYPALSKHYQGEWAQWQGQSHLLAVAVRDGFISELQSRLTRKLIFIKTLTGVLPLLGLLGTVDGMIDNFAVLSDSLGVSELFNSGIAQALLTTLAGLVTGLSGLFFCHSLNKRANLLTSDLAQKLVVKGI
- a CDS encoding biopolymer transporter ExbD, whose amino-acid sequence is MRTRFSRNNSDTLTVDLTPMIDMVFILLIFFLVTASFNKMNAIDIQRPDGATNDLQGSVSLVVSIDAENGVWIEGEPVDIRKLRSRVKTLSGGDHTSVMLNADRTVDTGRLIEVLDQIRLAGVDNVAVATAGQ
- a CDS encoding energy transducer TonB, producing the protein MLQSQQRGSKRFRLIALVLAVLVNISLAGLIYSLTIGGNKAPVNDPITINFRQFTDSNVEEQDITPELEVLPEPKPQQDMVALPQSIQPSFDVQNINLNSSITLPALAVPTFDVSPQFVDVTSYIQPQAEVTPIVVATVVQATTGKPEIGFAKILRKTEPQYPYKAKRLRIEGYVVLHILINDDGRAEEIKVIEEKPRGYFAKTSRKSVRRWEFEKAPIGTKVWKKWRMGFELN